One window of the Holophagales bacterium genome contains the following:
- the efp gene encoding elongation factor P encodes MAALIEAIEIKRKSFFEHEGEPYACLDVSISTPTARGGQTLVRVKMRNLITRAVFDKTFKAGEKFKEPDLGKVDATYLYSDGEGFHFMDQESFETLTLQPDMVGENRLVLVENTIVGLLKFNGHPIDLELPSHVELTVTYTEPGFRGDTSSGGATKPATLETGLEVRVPLFIKEGDRVKVHTETHEFVGRA; translated from the coding sequence ATGGCCGCTCTCATCGAAGCCATCGAGATCAAGCGCAAGAGTTTCTTCGAGCACGAGGGCGAGCCCTACGCCTGCCTCGACGTCTCCATCTCCACCCCCACGGCGCGAGGCGGCCAGACCCTCGTGCGCGTCAAGATGCGCAACCTCATCACGCGGGCCGTCTTCGACAAGACGTTCAAGGCGGGAGAGAAGTTCAAGGAGCCGGACCTCGGCAAGGTCGACGCGACCTACCTCTACTCCGACGGCGAGGGCTTCCACTTCATGGACCAGGAGTCGTTCGAGACCCTCACGCTCCAGCCCGACATGGTCGGAGAGAACAGGCTCGTGCTCGTCGAGAACACGATCGTGGGGCTCCTCAAGTTCAATGGACACCCGATCGACCTCGAGCTCCCGTCCCACGTGGAGCTGACCGTGACCTACACCGAGCCGGGCTTCCGCGGAGACACGTCCAGCGGCGGCGCGACGAAGCCGGCCACTCTGGAGACGGGCCTGGAGGTCCGCGTGCCTCTCTTCATCAAGGAGGGAGACCGGGTCAAGGTCCACACCGAGACCCACGAGTTCGTCGGCCGGGCGTAG